From one Candidatus Chlorobium masyuteum genomic stretch:
- the murI gene encoding glutamate racemase, with amino-acid sequence MHHKVTPESPIGIFDSGIGGLTVVKAIRAALPAERLIYFGDTARVPYGPKSQITIRKYAADDTAILMRYQPKLIIVACNTVSALALDVVEKSCSGIPVIGVLKAGAELAVQVTGNNRIGVIGTQATVCSNAYAREINLLNEDAGVISKACPLFVPLAEEGFIDHPATKLIAGEYLAEISKHDIDTLVLGCTHYPILKRVIAEIVGPGIRIIDSAEAVAIKTKELLTESALLNPAATPSVPHLLVSDLPQKFSQLYQLFMGSELPDVELVEV; translated from the coding sequence ATGCACCATAAAGTCACCCCAGAAAGTCCGATAGGCATCTTTGACTCCGGTATTGGAGGGCTGACCGTGGTCAAGGCGATCCGGGCGGCACTCCCCGCCGAGCGGCTGATCTACTTCGGCGATACGGCTCGTGTTCCCTATGGACCGAAATCCCAGATTACCATCCGCAAGTATGCCGCTGACGACACCGCCATACTCATGCGCTATCAGCCCAAACTGATTATTGTTGCATGCAACACCGTTTCCGCCCTTGCTCTTGACGTGGTAGAAAAATCGTGCAGCGGCATCCCGGTTATCGGCGTCCTGAAAGCCGGTGCCGAACTGGCTGTGCAGGTGACCGGAAACAACCGCATCGGGGTTATAGGAACCCAGGCCACGGTCTGCTCGAACGCCTACGCCCGGGAGATCAATCTGCTGAATGAGGATGCAGGGGTTATATCAAAAGCCTGTCCGCTGTTTGTTCCGCTCGCCGAAGAGGGTTTTATTGACCACCCTGCTACAAAACTCATTGCCGGAGAGTATCTTGCCGAGATCAGCAAACACGATATCGACACCCTGGTACTCGGCTGTACGCACTACCCTATCCTTAAGCGGGTAATTGCAGAAATCGTCGGGCCCGGCATCCGCATAATCGACTCGGCGGAAGCGGTTGCCATCAAAACAAAAGAGCTTCTCACCGAGTCCGCTCTGCTCAACCCTGCTGCAACCCCGTCAGTTCCTCACCTGCTTGTGAGCGATCTGCCTCAGAAATTCAGTCAGCTCTACCAGCTCTTTATGGGCTCGGAGCTGCCGGATGTCGAACTGGTTGAGGTATAA
- a CDS encoding 4-hydroxy-3-methylbut-2-enyl diphosphate reductase, protein MKVNLDRTSSGFCIGVQGTIHVAEEKLRDPQGLFSLGDVVHNEAEVKRLEALGLVTIDEPTFRNLKNARVLIRAHGEPPATYSAAEENNLEITDTTCPVVSRLQRTTRALHELGYQIIIYGKPTHPEVIGINGQCANSAIIIKHADLSDPEETKALDAAKKTALISQTTMDVPGFYELKANLEARFAPVASTPPTPWMAIRDIDITAEVTGVRSMPRHIFKDTICRQVSSRNRKLHDFALANEVIIFVAGKKSSNGQVLYNICRDANPRSYFIEDVEEIQPEWLVSLNGSGVASAGICGATSTPMWLLEKVANYIESNFS, encoded by the coding sequence GTGAAAGTAAACCTCGACCGTACTTCATCAGGTTTCTGCATAGGCGTGCAGGGCACCATCCATGTCGCTGAAGAAAAACTCCGGGACCCCCAGGGATTATTCTCGCTCGGCGATGTCGTCCACAATGAGGCCGAGGTAAAACGGCTGGAAGCTCTCGGTCTTGTCACTATCGATGAACCCACCTTCCGGAACCTTAAAAATGCCCGCGTACTCATCAGAGCCCACGGGGAACCTCCGGCGACATACAGCGCCGCTGAAGAGAACAATCTTGAGATAACCGATACAACCTGCCCTGTCGTCTCCAGACTTCAGCGGACAACCCGAGCGCTGCATGAACTGGGCTACCAGATCATCATCTACGGCAAACCGACCCATCCTGAAGTTATCGGCATTAACGGTCAGTGTGCAAACAGCGCCATTATCATCAAGCATGCCGACCTCAGCGACCCTGAAGAGACAAAGGCTCTTGACGCAGCAAAAAAAACCGCGCTCATCAGCCAGACCACCATGGATGTCCCCGGATTTTATGAACTTAAGGCCAATCTTGAAGCACGATTTGCTCCGGTTGCTTCCACCCCTCCAACGCCCTGGATGGCTATCCGTGATATTGATATTACGGCCGAAGTGACCGGTGTTCGCTCCATGCCCCGCCATATCTTCAAGGACACCATCTGCCGCCAGGTATCAAGCCGCAACCGGAAGCTGCATGATTTTGCACTTGCCAATGAGGTGATCATCTTTGTTGCCGGTAAAAAAAGTTCAAACGGCCAGGTGCTCTATAATATCTGCAGGGATGCAAATCCCCGGAGCTACTTCATCGAGGATGTCGAGGAGATTCAGCCGGAGTGGCTCGTCTCTCTTAACGGCAGCGGTGTTGCCAGTGCCGGTATCTGCGGAGCAACCTCAACACCGATGTGGCTCCTTGAAAAGGTGGCAAACTATATCGAAAGCAACTTCTCCTGA